The following proteins are co-located in the Macadamia integrifolia cultivar HAES 741 chromosome 3, SCU_Mint_v3, whole genome shotgun sequence genome:
- the LOC122073088 gene encoding eukaryotic peptide chain release factor subunit 1-3-like, giving the protein MADGHETDKNIEIWKVKKLIKALESARGNGTSMISLIMPPRDQISRVTKMLGDEFGTASNIKSRVNRQSVLGAITSAQQRLKLYNKVPPNGLVLYTGTIVTEDGKEKKVTFDFEPFKPINASLYLCDNKFHTEALSELLESDDKFGFIVMDGNGTLFGTLSGNTREVLHKFTVDLPKKHGRGGQSALRFARLRMEKRHNYVRKTAELATQFFINPATSQPNVSGLILAGSADFKTELSQSDMFDPRLQAKILNVVDVSYGGENGFNQAIELSAEILSNVKFIQEKKLIGKYFEEISQDTGKYVFGVDDTLKALEMGAVETLIVWENLDINRYTLKNSTTGEIIIKHLNKDQETDQSNFRDPDTAAELEVQDNKVSLLEWFANEYRNFGCTLEFVTNKSQEGSQFCRGFGGIGGILRYQLDMRSFDELSDDGEAYEDVE; this is encoded by the coding sequence ATGGCTGATGGACATGAAACTGACAAGAACATTGAGATATGGAAGGTCAAAAAATTGATAAAGGCGCTTGAATCTGCAAGAGGCAATGGAACTAGCATGATCTCTCTGATCATGCCTCCACGTGATCAGATTTCTCGTGTCACGAAGATGTTAGGTGATGAATTTGGAACTGCTTCAAACATAAAAAGTAGGGTTAACCGTCAATCAGTGTTGGGTGCTATCACATCTGCCCAGCAGAGGCTGAAGCTTTACAATAAGGTTCCTCCTAATGGATTGGTGCTTTATACTGGAACTATTGTTACAGAGGATGGGAAGGAAAAGAAGGTGACTTTTGACTTTGAGCCTTTCAAGCCTATCAATGCATCACTGTACCTCTGCGATAACAAGTTCCACACAGAGGCTTTAAGTGAACTCCTAGAATCTGATGATAAGTTTGGCTTTATTGTTATGGATGGGAATGGGACCCTTTTTGGGACATTAAGTGGAAATACACGGGAGGTGCTTCATAAATTCACAGTTGATCTTCCAAAGAAACATGGAAGAGGAGGGCAATCTGCTCTTCGATTTGCCCGTCTTCGAATGGAGAAACGTCACAATTATGTGAGAAAGACAGCTGAGCTTGCCACACAATTTTTTATCAATCCTGCCACGAGTCAACCTAATGTTTCTGGTTTAATACTTGCTGGGTCTGCTGACTTTAAGACAGAATTGAGCCAGTCTGATATGTTTGATCCCCGTCTCCAGGCCAAGATCCTGAATGTTGTTGATGTTTCTTATGGAGGGGAAAATGGATTTAATCAAGCCATTGAACTTTCTGCAGAGATTTTGTCAAATGTTAAATTCATACAAGAGAAGAAACTGATTGGGAAATATTTTGAGGAGATAAGCCAAGACACTGGGAAATATGTATTTGGTGTGGATGATACTCTAAAGGCTCTGGAGATGGGTGCTGTTGAGACACTCATCGTTTGGGAAAATCTTGATATTAACAGGTACACACTGAAAAACAGCACTACGGGTGAAATTATCATAAAGCACTTGAACAAGGATCAGGAGACTGATCAGAGTAACTTCCGAGATCCAGACACTGCTGCAGAATTGGAGGTTCAGGATAATAAGGTGTCTCTGCTTGAGTGGTTTGCTAATGAGTACAGAAACTTTGGCTGCACTCTTGAGTTTGTCACTAATAAATCCCAAGAAGGCTCGCAGTTCTGTAGAGGTTTTGGTGGCATTGGGGGCATACTCCGTTACCAGCTTGATATGAGGTCCTTCGACGAGCTTTCTGACGATGGAGAAGCATACGAAGATGTTGAATAG